The Dehalococcoidia bacterium genomic interval ACACGGGAGGGGTTCAATGCCCATGTACATACTGGGGAGGTATGCCCCACAGACATACACTTTATCAGTAACACTGTTGATGGTGGGGTTCGGGGAATTAATGTAGCCCGTGACTACGTACCTGTAGCGGAAGACGCTTATCTGTCTGATATTCTGATCTCCTCAAACAACATATCAGGTACTACCGATGGGGCTATCTGCATCACGGCTGCCCGCAGCGTTACTATTGAGAACAACATAGTTGATGGCGATCAGATCAAAATCATAGATAAGTTGTTGGGAGGCACACGGTACTTCCCTAAAGATGTGGATATCCTCCAAAATACAATAACAGCTTCAGATGCCGCACCTATTGATGCCTGGAACTCTGATAGCGTCAATATCAATGGGAACCGTATTATTGGTGGCACAGCAGGCCAGGGTATTAGGGTAGAAGCCAACAACCGGTCGATAGTAGACATCTTGATTCGGGACAACACCATTCGCAATATGGACTACGATGGAGTCTTTATTGAAACGAAGACTGGCTTTACATTAACTGGATTATCTATCGTTGCCAATCGCATATATGACGACCAAGAGGTGAAAACACAGAACTGGAGTATGCGCTTCCTGGATGCTGATGGAGGCTCGATCACACAGGCGCTTATCACTGATAATGATTTTGCTGGAAGTGTCGGCAGTATATCTGGCGCCGTTGCTACCATGGAAATATTGGATAACATCGGGTATGTTACATCAAATTCAGGCACGGCCACAGTAGCCAGCGGTGGAACATCCATTGTAGTCAATCACGGACTTGTAACTACACCCACGAGAGTGCAAATCACCCCAAGGGAGAATCCGACCAACGCCGTATCCTTTTGGTGGGTAGATACACTAACGACAACGCAGTTTACCATCCATGTGAATGCCGACCCCGGCGCGAGTAATCTCGATTTTGATTGGAGGGCTGTCATAGGGGAGGGCATATAACATCTCCACCCAAGTGTAAGGAGCACTATAATGCCGACGAACATTGACTATAACTACTGGAAAACACTGCCTGAGGGCCAGCAGAAACAGATCAGCCAGCAGGCGCAGGCTGCAGGCGGGCTGGTATTCCAGAACATGCCGCCCACCCACATCGATTACCCCTCATTCCACCAACTCTCCGCCGAAGAGCAGGCCACGCAACTGGCCAAAGCATCCGGTCCTGTTACCTGGGAAGGGATGGCTCCGGTCAACCTGCGCGGGGAGGTCCCCGATCTTTCGAAGTACAAGGACGCCGGCCAGGCACTGGCAGCCGGCGTCAAGCCCTCCGATCTGGTGGCCGCCGGATATGACGTCACCAAGAAGCGCACCAACAAGGACAGTTCGTTTGTCGAGCAGTTTTCCAAGCTGTCACGGGATGACAAGCTCATGCTGAAATCTTCCGGCGTGGAAGCGCTGAACATCGTCAAGGAAAAACAGGCGGCAGACCTTCAAAAGTGGCAGGCGCAGGCCGAAGCCAAGCTGGGACAGTACAAGAATCCTGACGGCTCCTATAACATTGTCCAGGCGCTCCGGCACGGCGTCAAAGCCAAAGACCTGGAGGCTGCCGGGTTCAGTAAAGACCAGATCAAGGAAAATCAGCAGGCTATTGCAGACCAAGCGAAATACACTTCTGCGCTCGCAAACATCGAGAAGGCTAGAATCAAAGAGGAGAAGAACGGGCAAACCACCTTTGATTTGGTGGCCGCTATCCGGGCAGGCGTTTCAGCCGATGACATCCGCACTGTTTTTGGCCAAGAGGCTCTGACGAATGCAAAGAAGCAGGAGCGGGCCTTGAGTGAGATTGAGCATGAGGGAGGTTTCCTCCAGGCGATCAAGAACGGAGTGCATGTCAGCA includes:
- a CDS encoding right-handed parallel beta-helix repeat-containing protein codes for the protein MKNPISVLLAFAGIIVLLAVTPLLMALASEATYTDIRNEMIRQGYVALADQDGNLDVAGDMEVDGDALVNGDIVGASVTAPTGRSATYVIAALDTPAHAKAQADFVCDGIDDQIEINAYLLLGNVQLLEGNFSTSGAITIPSDTHLTGSGIGITSITGSGTGTHYQILTNSDWVVGNNHIVISNLTADANWTTGSTGKGGVVHLVKVTDSAIDKLEVANGYSHNIATVRCQIVYIQNCVSRDPQGDDGFSVSDGSSEPGGSAGTAETDGVWVVNCNSSGVTGASSSAFEVDDGPTNVWFVNNYAFNLGTREGFNAHVHTGEVCPTDIHFISNTVDGGVRGINVARDYVPVAEDAYLSDILISSNNISGTTDGAICITAARSVTIENNIVDGDQIKIIDKLLGGTRYFPKDVDILQNTITASDAAPIDAWNSDSVNINGNRIIGGTAGQGIRVEANNRSIVDILIRDNTIRNMDYDGVFIETKTGFTLTGLSIVANRIYDDQEVKTQNWSMRFLDADGGSITQALITDNDFAGSVGSISGAVATMEILDNIGYVTSNSGTATVASGGTSIVVNHGLVTTPTRVQITPRENPTNAVSFWWVDTLTTTQFTIHVNADPGASNLDFDWRAVIGEGI